Within the Megalops cyprinoides isolate fMegCyp1 chromosome 10, fMegCyp1.pri, whole genome shotgun sequence genome, the region gcaacacCGAAGAGATGatcaaatatttgcatatgcaaatatttgaCCTTGAGATCACTACTCAGTTGCTTGGATCAGTATTcagatgctttttttaatatacagtataaaaaagagaaaaatcataTCTTTCTTTTAGTTTGGTCTATGTACTCAATTTTCATGAAAGAGATTCTAACAACccaaagtgaaacaaaattatGTGTTGATAATATTAATTTTCCTGTTGAGTgtgaattaattatttacacagaaacaactgGAGTCCTTGGAGGAAAAATATAGGTTTGATTAGTTTAATTTTTGATATCGGGACCATGGAATATCGGAATATcacttaaaaatgcaaatgctaacTGTGTTTTAAATTGCCTGATATTTTGATAATTTGAAGTGGGGCACCCCGGTCCCGTTGGGTTACTGTACGTACTGTAGCAAACCACCCCAACATTACTGTACCTTTTTTGaatgcgcgcgtgtgtgtgcctctTCCTCATCTGTCATCACCGTGGGAGGTGACAGAGATGCACCATCTGTCCGCTGTGCCACACGCAGGGGCCGCTGTTTAGACATCAAGGTCAGGGGGAGAGCGCCACGGCTGCTGGTCCTGGCATTGCCGCCCATCAATGTCTCAATGGCGATGCCATCCATCAGAGCCCCTGCGGGGACCAACCCCATACACCATATGGGCGCTATTGATAAAGCAGCAGCGCTCCATCTCAGCGAACCGAGCGGCGCGCCAAGTTTCACCACTTTACTTTGTGCCCTTTTGAGCTTTAGGTTTGCGTGTCTGTGCCTTCTTTCACATTTCCTTCTCACAAAAAGAGGGAAGGAGCCTACAAGATAGGGCTTTGGCTAGCACAGCAAGGAACACTTGATAAAAGTCCAAGTTTTTTTCGGACATAAAAGTAATATCTGATTCCTGAATATGTTGAGAGGTTAAATGAAGGTTTTTCTATACAGTGTTTTGTATGCATTGCAGTAATGTCGAATTCTTTGTTAGGTTTTCAGATGACATGATTGTGCAAGATTGTTCGAGTATAGCCTGCTGTTAATTGTAGTCATATGTTTAATTATAATTAGTTATAGGTATAATTAAATGCTTAGGGTTGGACTATTACAAGAATTTTATGAAAGGTCctttcacatgcagacagagaatTTTTTAATTCAAACTTCTGGTTTTGATAGTTCTGAtctttttcaaataacaaataagTGTTGTGGGAACTGTGTTTGTAATAATTAATATGAGCTGTTTATGTAAcataattttgtaatatatttgcAAATCTGGACTATCTGTATCAACTATTTCTGCAAGTTACTTGTTTCAGTTCCCAAATTACAGTTAATTAATGAAGCCTAATACATGTCTGTATTACTGTTTTGTTAAGTGGGGagtgcaaatgaatgcaaataactTATTGAAACACCTTTACTTGCATCCTTCTGTTAGAAAAGATTTTCAACAGCCTGAAATTAAACCGAAACCTACTGGCATCagattcaaatgaaatgttactGCAAATTTTAATTGactccactcctctccccccacccttttttctcctcacctACAGTGGGAGGAGTGTTTGCCTTGGGGGTGTACACCATCCTCTTCCTTAAACTGTTCTCCTACAGAGACGTGAACAAGTGGTGCAGAGAGATCAGATACACGAAAGCTCGCTCCCTCCTCAGATCCCTTTCATGTAAGCTCTTGTACATGGTCCAGTTCACTATGGTGCTGTGGTCAATCTACTGTTGTTACCAAAAACTCAGTAAACAACATTTcacatcaatcaatcaagtgCTCTGATATAGTGCCATTTGAAATTAAAGCGCTTTGTAAGATAAGAGGAGATTAGTCTCCATTTACCtggcctgtgtgtttacacatgAATCAGATTAATTTCTGCTGTTACCTACTTTACAGTGGAGGCATGCAATACAGTGGTTAAAGAATTTGTCTTATAACTATAAGGTTCGAGGTTCACATCTTAGGTGGTAATTCACTGCTAAAGCACCTCTGAGTAAAGtgttcagtaaatgtccagctgtatataaATAATAGAATGTAAAGTGTCAATGGTGAACGTCACTCTGTATGAGGGCATCttttaaggaaataaataatgcaacataataGTCTCTCACTGAGCTATTGCAGGGCCTGTGTGTTTCACAAAACTGACGGAGAAGTACAGACTGAATATGGTTAAGGAATTATTTCTGAGACCTGAGTTTCACCTGCACTTAAGTGTTCTCCTGGGCATTTACTGAGGAAAAAGGTTTTAccttgtgtcacacacacacacccacacatgcacgctcTTTACATTAATTACACTTGTAAATGCGTACTGCATTGCCATCTGCTGGTGTGAAGTCTCTTAGTGCAACTTAGGGAACACACTGCACAGGGCCATTATAGCAAGGCTTTTTTTGCAGAGGGTAGATATAGCAGAATTCTCCTCAAAGTATTGACCCATTATCAGTTTCATCTTTTCTTCATATATTGGGTGGGGTTAAAATTAGCGATGGTTTAGGATGGTCAGGTTTTGGGGTAGCAGCATTCCTCCCTGAACCTTGGAATAACTTTCTCTCACAGACCCCGCAGTTCAGAGGTCAAGTGGAGCAGTACAGGCCCCGGTGACCTACCCAGGGAACCTCACTCACAGGGGTGAGtactaaaaaccacaaaaaaaccatgatttttgccattttctgagACAATCACAactgtctccctcccctcatttgcatccatttcttttcagatttgTACTACTTCATCTTTGCCCCTACCCTCTGCTATGAACTGAACTTTCCCCGGTCTCCTCGGATACGCAAACGTTTCCTACTAAGAAGGCTTTTTGAGATGGTAGGTTTCAGGCGATGATCACGCAATCAAATTCATCTGTAATGTGTCTCCGTGGTGGCATTGTGTATATGAGCACACAGGTTCTACAGTATAATGCTACAGTACGTCTGTTATACATGTAGTTTGAATATGGCTTAGTTGTCGTACTAGCAGCTGTTGAGTTCAGCTCAGTGAGACAGTGACATGATAacagtatgtacatatgtgACTCTGGGATGGGTGTCTGCCAATCAACTAAATAATCAAAATGTGGGCTTCACATTTGGAACTTTAGTCTGGGGGAACATCTGGCCCCTTCTAAGTACTAGAATCTGTGCTTGGAGACAAACTTCAAACTTTTGTCATTAAATTAACTTTTTGTCCCATCATAGATCCACCCCTCAACAGTTTCCATTTTCACCTCCCATATACATTTGCTTGTTCACAGATTGTCAGATAGTTGTCTTATGTTtgtcaaatcattttttttatttcagctttttttcataCAGTTAATGGTTGGATTAGTACAGCAggtatgttacatttttatgttcagatttatttttttaccgCATGCTTTTTCAGTATCAAAACTTGGTCATGGTTCTCATCCTGAGTTGCTTCATTCatataatgcttttttttctagTGGATGGTGCCCTCCATTCAGAATTCAATGAAGACATTTCAGGTAAAGTTTTACTTTCTTACTTTGATTGTTGATTGTCACATGCAAAATAGCACTCTTTAATCGCAGTTTtgctatatatacatatgtatttttttgctCTTATACATTTAGGATATGGACTACTCCAGAATGATCGAACGCCTCCTAAAACTTGCTGTAAGTTcagagagattgagagaaaaATGCAAGAAGCACAAGATAGCAAATCTTGTAATAATATATCATCATAGATTGGAACATGACAGATGTTGCAGTATTATGAATACAAGTTCCGCAATGGTTGTAGATGAGCTTCTGCTCTTAAGAAACATTGTGAGGTGGCGGTGTTTTTCCTGTATGATCATTTCAACCACTTTGTGGTTGTATTAGTACCATTATCCAGCTTCCACTTGTGTTACATGCTGTTTTGTTCTTACTGCTCTCATGACATGTATAATGTATTCATACAGTCTAAAGGCATTAGGGTTTTTTATCCCATTCTCCCCCTCTACCCCCAACAGGTGCCCAATCACTTAATCTGGCTGATCTTTTTCTATTGGTTTTTCCACTCCTCCTTGAACTTCATAGCTGAGCTCATGCAGTTTGGAGACAGGGAGTTCTACAGAGACTGGTGGTATGTGGAAATCCTTCCTATTCCCTTATGTTTGACGATTCTATGTAATATGATGAACATGAATTTAGAAAAATGGCACATAGAGTGGTTCTCTCATAGAAAACTTTAagattctttttcatttaaatcactTGAAATCCATTTGCAGAAATTTATGGAGGAATTAGTTTGCAGAGGGTGTACAAGGTTAAATAAGTATAGAATCCAGAAGCGTGACTTGAAAACTGGATTATATGAGAGAGAAACGCTTTCAGTGTCCTGAGTCTTCCACAATGAAATCTGCTGAAGGAGTTTGCGAAAAACACAGGGGAGTAAAGCAGGATGATTCgacatggctttttttttttttagctgttgcTATGATAAGCTGAACTTTTTCAAAGCATGCTCTAAGAGTAATTTCCACTTAGAAAGAATTCCCAGCCTTAGGGTGATGCTCAACACACTGAATTTAGTACCGGAATGAACAAGAGAAAAAAGTTTCAGAAGTTTTAGAAATGATCCAATTTATTGCTATGTATGTAGTAGTCATTAGTTTCTGTAATGATATGTGTGTAGATGTTGGGTAGTAAATTTTTAAAGTGTGTATAACTGCAGGAATGACCTGTGAAATGCTTTTGGGTGCCACAGCGGTTACCAATATCATCAACAGATGttagaatttatttattttgtttattttctgttgacaCCTGGGCAAGCATCAGAGCACTGTTGGTTTGTACACATGTTACCTTGTAAGTATGTTGCACCCGTTTCTTATGCCAGACCCTGCTTATGAAGGAGAGGTGTCATGACTGAATTGTCATACCTTCTTTCCAGTTGAAGATGATAAGTTTAAacagtgatttttgttttcagtcaaatatgttttatgtagtAGTCACAACCTTCAGTAAATCAGCATCCAAACTAGAAAGCCCTTCTTGAGCTCTGCAACTGTGGTTCACCTGCTTGGACAGACTCAGTCACATTTGATCTTGGGGGCAGAAGTAGGTTGTAGCCTAGGCCGCGTTTTATGTTATGGCCATAATATCAGGTCTGCGGAACCTTACCACTGAGACCCAAACAGTGAAATCATTGTTATGTATAAACAGAATACTGATATACTAACAAGTTTTTCTTGACATGACTCTTAATACATATAAGTAATCAGAGAGCttcctttaaaacagttttgttttgagcTTTAAGTTTTAAGCTTAAGTTTGTTCATTGTAATAATAAACTCTGGCTGGTTGTAAGGCTGGCTTCTTCAGATGGGAGGAGGGTTAGCTTCTTGGCTCACGGCACACAGTTTGCGATGCACAGTCACGTATGTAAGGACCGAAAGCACagtatacataaaatatatcaaGTTGTCATTTTTGACAGGAATTTGCCTTTAACAATGGAAGCACCTTGTGCGTTAGCGCTTCGTCTCAATGCAGCTGAATTCCTTCAGTTTATCTGGCACAGAATATCAGGGGAAACAGACTATCTGGGTAATAAATCCTTCCCTGACCAGTCTTGTCTTGCTGctcaaagaaagacatttttgcAATAAGTTTGAAGTAGATAATTGGCCTGGAGGGGAACTGATAAGCAAACTTCATTAAAAGGCATCAGCTGTGCCATAAATCTGGAAGGAACACTGCATTGcaacattacatgcattttaattttgaagatGTATGCCTTGGCTGAGTGTATCTGTTGAGGTAATGACTGCAGATGAGAAAAGCTTGGCCTGTGTGGTTTAATTTCTCAGCATGCTATACTTCATAGTTATGTACagttacattacaatattggcatttagcagacactcttatccaggatgacttacataggttacaatgttttacatgtcacccatttatacatctggatatttactgaggcaattctgggttaaataccttacctaggggtacaacagcagtgccccaacggggaattgagccggcaacctttcgtttacaagtcctgctccttactatgctacactgccgcccgtacattgtacatacatacactgtacaCCCAGTTACAATGAAGCCCCCTCCCATCCcttacaaagacacacacagtgagagggCCACCTGTTTTTGCTCCATagcaacaataaataatattgaTGCCTGTTTTTTTGCAGGAACTCTGAGACCGTCACATACTTCTGGCAGAACTGGAACATCCCGGTACACAAGTGGTGCCTCCGGTGAGAGAACTGGGCCCCCTCCCTATCCAGTGCAGACATAGAAGCACTGTGCAGATGAGCGAAGTGTTACTCATTAGCATGCTCAGATCTCCCCAGGTTATGTGGGTGTATACTTGTTCTTTAGTGTATTTCAGGAAGACCGGTCTGAAGGTAATGGAAGTGTAAcccatttattttgtcagttttaaatCTCAGACAAATGTTTGCTAaccacatgtttttttcctttgttgggCATTTTCTCTCTGAAGCCATTTTTACAAGCCAATGCTGAAGAGAGGAGTTAGCAAGTGGGTGGGGCAGACAGCTGTGTTCCTGGCCTCAGCCTTTTTTCATGAGGTGAGCTTACAGAGACTACCCCCTACagggtgaatttttttccagtattatTAACGTTTGCCTGAAGTAAATCGCctcacaggcaaaaaaaatgaaaaaatggttgTTTCTCCcagatttcatttgaatgtaactacatgtttttacagtgttctGCTTGCTAATAAACCATGTAATACCCTGTGGCCCTTGGAGTGTCATGTGAGAGTACAgaatgtgtatacatacatgatACAGATGTTATGATAGCTTGAGCTATGATAGCTATGAAGCTTTGTCTCTGCTAAGGAACTAGGCCTGTAAcctgaaggttgctggtttgattccctggtgggacACTGGTGTAGTGCTTGTAATTGATTTGCTTAAGTAAATGTCCAGTCTCAATGTCCTCCAAGATAATAATACCAGTAATAAGAGGGTTGACTCCGCCAGCGGGTTCTTGCTCTTTGACGTTAACCTTCACAGAGGCCCGCTTCGGCTCAGCTGTGTTCTGACATGCTCTGACTAATGACACCCAGGAGATGCCTCGCCCTTGCTCACGCTGTCGGGTGTGTGTCACACTGGAGAATGGATTATTTACACTGACAAAGTCACCCACCACAGACGTGACAAACCTTTACTTATTTATAgtttctgtttctcagtgtgtctgcatgttggGGCCTACCCGTTCATACACTAGAAACACCTCATTTCTTGGTTGTATCTTGCAGTACCTGGTCAGCGTTCCATTGAAGATGTTACGGCCATGGGCATTCATGGGCATGATGGCTCAGGTCAGAACAGGTTAAAACTGCATCCTCGTTagattgtttctttttatgttgGCTTAGTTGTTTGGCCATTGAACCCATTGAACTGTCATTTCAGCTTCCTCTGGCCTGGTTCGTGGGCCGATTTCTCAGGGGTAACTACGGCAACGCAGCAGTGTGGATCTCGCTCATCATTGGCCAGCCCATTGCAGTGCTGATGTATGTCCACGACTACTACATTCTCCACTTCGAGGGGGAGCTGCCAAGCTGACCAAGGGTAGCCTAAATGACTCAGCCAAACGATAACAGAAAACAGCTCCGTCATTTTAACAAGGGAAAGAATGGTACAAAGTCATGGTTTAAATGAGATTTACtttctataaaataaaaaaaactttgaattattttttttaatgctacaATAGGTTATGGTTATGGTGTACCCTTCAGAAATAAGCCATCCAGAGAAAGGATACAGTATATACAGGATCTGAAATGGTCACATCAACCTCATCTTTGCTTAAGCATTTCACTTAACTTCAATTTTGGCCAACCAAAGTAAGa harbors:
- the LOC118784649 gene encoding diacylglycerol O-acyltransferase 1-like, encoding MGDKFERGPVTRRRRSTIAGAAAAALKQANGKSTAGKSIDEVNPDCNSKSYENVQDAAKRERVKHESQYYSKLSCHKQQESLLSSASGYSNYRGILNWCVVMLVLGNARLFLENLLKYGILVDPIQVISLFLKDPYSWPAACLIIVSNVFILVALHTERRLSMGTFSERFGAFVHFVNLSTVLCFPMSTVLMVDSMTPVGGVFALGVYTILFLKLFSYRDVNKWCREIRYTKARSLLRSLSYPAVQRSSGAVQAPVTYPGNLTHRDLYYFIFAPTLCYELNFPRSPRIRKRFLLRRLFEMLFFIQLMVGLVQQWMVPSIQNSMKTFQDMDYSRMIERLLKLAVPNHLIWLIFFYWFFHSSLNFIAELMQFGDREFYRDWWNSETVTYFWQNWNIPVHKWCLRHFYKPMLKRGVSKWVGQTAVFLASAFFHEYLVSVPLKMLRPWAFMGMMAQLPLAWFVGRFLRGNYGNAAVWISLIIGQPIAVLMYVHDYYILHFEGELPS